A region of the Muricauda sp. MAR_2010_75 genome:
AGTCTACCTGACCCGGGGAAAATTTCAAAGAGATGACATTGGCATACTAGATTCCATTAAAGGATACCTTTCACAAGGTATAGTAGTCAATGTCGCATTGAACAGACCTTTACTGGTTCACGTTTTATCAGGCAAATCGATAAATGAATTCAAATGGTGGCCTTCCAATGTTGGATTTCATTATGTGTCCATTACTTCTATTGAAGACGGGAGTGTTGTTTTTTTTGAAACAGATTGCCCGAAACCCATTTCACTGGATTTCAAAATTTTTAAACTGATTTGGTTCTGTGATGAAATATTTACTAGGAGTTCAAAAGATCCGATGCAATTGTGCAACGGCACTTTCTATACCATTCAGAATCCTTCAATGGAGGCACACAAAAATGAATTGACAATCCGTTTTGCTATTGAAAAAGTAACCAATGGATTCCTTAATAAAAGAGGTAATCACACTCATGGAATTGTTGCAATCAGAAAGTTCCATGAAGGTTTATCCAATTGGAATCCGAATATGGATAAAGAACAACTTTTAAACAGTCTTGAATTAATCTATGTGCTTGAACGTTTCCTGAGCGGGGGTGGATTTGGTAGAAGGCTGTACAGTTCATTTCTTTCCGAAGCTGCATCAATAATAGAAGATCAAGATTTGAAGTCAATTGCCTCCGATTTCAGAGAGACCTCTGATTTGTGGTCTACATTCGTTAGAAAACTATGCAATGTTGAAGTTAAAAAATCAATATTAATTGGAGATTTCGAGAAGCTTAGGAGTATTTTAAATCAGAATGTAGATCTCATACTGCACGCAGAAGAATCTCAATTCATAAGCCTAGCGACCTGGTCAGACAAAACAAAGACACTATGCCAAAAGATATAAATGTATTCTTAAATGAAATAATCATCAAGCCACGGTTCTGTGAAGTAGACGCATTGCAGATAGTTCATCATTCTCGCTTTGTTCAATGGATCGAAGAAGCAAATTTTAACTTTATGGATCATGTTTTAGGTATATCCAAAAAGGAATTAGTGGAAACAGATATGTTTAACCCAATTAAGAGTATTGAACTTCAATACAAAAACCATGTGAATTGGGTGGATACTGTACGCGTTAAGAGTTATATGCATTACAATCAATTCGCTATGTTTACAATGGTTAATGTACTGGAATGTGCAAAAAATCCAAATAAGGTCTTTGCCCATGCTAAAGTAAAAATGGTGATTACGGACAAAAGTCTTAAATTAAAAATATTGGCACCCGATTTTTTAATTAATAGAATTAAGGCTGCTGAAAAAGCTAATCCCTCTTATTTTTGTCTGGTTCCGACCTCTTAATGTTGATGAAGTGTGACTATTGGAAAAATATAAGAGGAAGGTTTTTTAATTGGTAATCATCACCAGGAGCCTTTCTCCCATAAATCCAGAAAGGCTGGGGCGGACAATCCAAAAAAATCTACTAGGAAATGAGCTAAAATGACCCAACGTAGGCTTTTGGTTTTAAAATAAACCAAAGCCCAGATCAATCCCATCAAAAAGGTAGAAATGACTACTTCCGGTCCGTTGTTAAGCTCAGAGGAAAGGCCAAATGCAATATGGTTTATCGCAAATAAGGCACTACTGTAAAATACCGCAATCCATTTATTCCAGTGTGCCGTAGAATCCAGGATTAGTCCGCGCCAATAAAATTCCTCAATCCAGGGATTTATTAATGCTAATAGAATCCAAGGTAACCAGATTTGCCAGGCCGAAAGGGTATGTGAATGGAAAATAAAAAGGGGTATAGGGATAAGCCCGAAGAGAATGGCCAACAGCCCCCATTTTATACCACTTTTGGGTTTCTGTAGCCATTTTCGGATTGAACTTTTTTTTCCAAAAAAGAGAATAAAGGATATCCAAAGTATCCATCCAACCAATATCATTGGAATAAATACCCATTTACCGATGCTAGGTTGAAATAGCCAAGAAATCCCAAAATTTACAATTATGATAAGCAGAGGTGATAGAATTACGACTTGGGGGTGTTTTGAGGAAAGATTCATACAATAATATTTGTTTTATTTATATGTTTAGTCCACTGTATTTTATACCATGTTTTTCTCCCAAATGGCCTGTATAAATAACTTCATGACCTACTTATAAACGATGTATCATTCAAAATAATCAATATTGCTGAAGGAGAATTTGAATTTATCAATGAGGTGGGATTAATATGATGATTAAATTTTTGCTATATGCTGTTTGTTAAAAGATTATCGCATCCAAAATTTATAAAAAATATAAATACTAAACTCATAATCGGTTTAAATCCTCCTGGTTGAAAACGGATTTCATATCGTCAAAATTCACAAGTGTATCGTTTGCATGATACTAACATTCAAATATATTATTAGTAATCATGAAATTTTCTATTGTCACTTAAGAATTAAAAGCCCATTCTTCCGTGGGCTTTTAATTTTCGAAAGAAACTGTAACACCTATAGAATGTTGGGTGCTGTAAATACTTTCGGCAATGCGTTTTATTCCTGATATTTTTCAAATTTAATGTTTATCTGAAATACAGTTTTTTGAGTATATGGTAACAATTCCTCAAAAATATTTCCTGCAATTATCAGGCCGTTGCTAAGGAATTTACCATACAATAATACAACTATGAACAGAAAATCAACTAGAAGGTTGGAGGGGAAGGTAGCTATAATTACAGGAGCTGCTGGAGGTCTGGGAGCAGCCGAAGCCAAAATGTTCGCACGGGAAGGGGCTAAAGTACTGATTACCGATATACAGGAAGAACCTTTAAGTCAAGTTGCCTCTGAAATAAGTAAAGCAGGAGGTGTGGTTATCTTTATTTTCCATGATGTCAGTTCTGAAGTGAGTTGGGAGAGAGTAATTAAGAAAGCCGTAGATAGTTATGGCCGAATAGATGTTTTAGTGAACAATGCCGGGATACTGGGAAATATTATGTCACCATTTGAGAATAGAACAATTGAAGAATTCAATAAAGTAATAGGCGTGAATCTTTTAGGTCAATTCATTGGGATAAAGTCAGTTGTTCCATTTATGCGTAAAGTTGGGGGAGGTTCAATTATCAATATTTCGTCTGTGGGGGGGATAACAGGAACTTCTAATGGTACTGCTTATACGGCATCGAAGGGCGGATCAAGAATATTTACCAAAGGGGCAGCGGTTGAATTGGCTAGAGATAACATTCGGGTGAACTCCGTTCATCCAGGATATGTAGTTACCCCCATGACTAAGAATATGGAGAGGGCCCAAGTATTTGCAAAGGCAGCTGTCGTATTCACCCCAATGGGCAGAGGTGCAGAATATGATGAAATTGCATATGGGATTCTCTTTCTTGCCTCAGATGAATCTTCTTTCATGACAGGGACTGAACTTGTTATAG
Encoded here:
- a CDS encoding DUF4872 domain-containing protein, translating into MDLTEKYRLKYISGFDCRMTTFRNTLATCFEYNVSNGMMVGLSGCLTMVYGDPIQSRIPFYTLAGLTDQSLEGLSTVFGVYLTRGKFQRDDIGILDSIKGYLSQGIVVNVALNRPLLVHVLSGKSINEFKWWPSNVGFHYVSITSIEDGSVVFFETDCPKPISLDFKIFKLIWFCDEIFTRSSKDPMQLCNGTFYTIQNPSMEAHKNELTIRFAIEKVTNGFLNKRGNHTHGIVAIRKFHEGLSNWNPNMDKEQLLNSLELIYVLERFLSGGGFGRRLYSSFLSEAASIIEDQDLKSIASDFRETSDLWSTFVRKLCNVEVKKSILIGDFEKLRSILNQNVDLILHAEESQFISLATWSDKTKTLCQKI
- a CDS encoding CPBP family intramembrane glutamic endopeptidase, encoding MAILFGLIPIPLFIFHSHTLSAWQIWLPWILLALINPWIEEFYWRGLILDSTAHWNKWIAVFYSSALFAINHIAFGLSSELNNGPEVVISTFLMGLIWALVYFKTKSLRWVILAHFLVDFFGLSAPAFLDLWEKGSW
- a CDS encoding SDR family NAD(P)-dependent oxidoreductase, producing the protein MNRKSTRRLEGKVAIITGAAGGLGAAEAKMFAREGAKVLITDIQEEPLSQVASEISKAGGVVIFIFHDVSSEVSWERVIKKAVDSYGRIDVLVNNAGILGNIMSPFENRTIEEFNKVIGVNLLGQFIGIKSVVPFMRKVGGGSIINISSVGGITGTSNGTAYTASKGGSRIFTKGAAVELARDNIRVNSVHPGYVVTPMTKNMERAQVFAKAAVVFTPMGRGAEYDEIAYGILFLASDESSFMTGTELVIDGGLTAL
- a CDS encoding thioesterase family protein yields the protein MPKDINVFLNEIIIKPRFCEVDALQIVHHSRFVQWIEEANFNFMDHVLGISKKELVETDMFNPIKSIELQYKNHVNWVDTVRVKSYMHYNQFAMFTMVNVLECAKNPNKVFAHAKVKMVITDKSLKLKILAPDFLINRIKAAEKANPSYFCLVPTS